GGATTTTCCCTTACTGACATGCCATAAAATCTAACATGTGAATGACACTTACATGGGGTTTCAAACCCAAAAAGAACAATCCTAAGTAATTTCTTTGTTGATCTGGAGCTCAATGTCATCAATTAAAATAGTTGTCGGATGTTTTACAACTAAAATCAGGCAATTGCTCTCATCTAAGAACTTAAACCCCAACTCATATATCACTCACATGTTGGATTTCATGCCATCTGAGTAATCAAAAGCACAGTGAGCAAATGACCTAAATTCAAGTAAGTTAAATGTCATTTTTTTTTAACCATAGAATAGTATCAGTAAGACCCTATGATAAAATCAAACAAGTAGGACCATTTTTGATAAGATAATAAAAAGTTTATACATCTTTTATTCTTGCTTCTCTTAGTTTGGCTGGTGATATTATCCAAAATGGAGCTTAATGGTGGTAAATGATCTATGTAGCCAACCCCAAGTAGTTAGGAAATAACAATGTGTTGTCGATGTTGTCATTGTTCTTGTTGTCTATATTGGTAGGACAAAGGAGGTGAAGATTAGGTCATCGGATCTGAAACTTCATAATGTTGAAGGAATGTCCTCGTCTTCCATAAGACGGCAGACTCTATTTTATGTCTACTGATCACAGAATCAGAGAAAGAATGGCTCAAATATGTATACCTTCGGTCAGGCCCATCATCATAAACTTCTATATGGGTAGCAATATCCACATCAACCTGAACACAGAAAGCAAGGATTAGAAGTTAATTCTTGAAACAACTAGAACTAGAAATCTAAATGATGACGAACCAAGAATCTCACTAATAAGTTACAACTTATGATTAAGATGATGTTATATGTATACTGCAAAGAATATATGTAGCTAGAATACAAAAGAGCTGTTCTGTCTCTGAAAGGTGAAATAAGGTGGCTTCTGAGTCATTATAAGGGAAGAATTCTGATATCAACAATTTGAAAGACTTGTTAAAAGCTATCGTACATCTTCTCTGGTCAGAGAGGAGTAATTGAATTGTTTCATTAAAAGGAACAAAGTCGGGAGCAAATTTTCAGGAACATTATAGATTTGACAAGGACATCTGCAGACATAGAAGCATTGGAACATCACACTTCCAAATAATTCTATATCTTCTTGTTGTCGGGCTGTTTGCATGTGGGGAGTGACAGATTATTGTTTTTTATGTTTTGCAGGGAATCAGTATTTTTCCTTAGAACGAGTCTTAACTTAAGTTTGGTTTCTAAGTGTGTGATATAATTAGCCATGTAGCTCAGTTTTTGGAAATGAAATCTTAGTTATTTCTATATAAGACAAACATGATGCATGCAGCCCTTGCAAGCCGAGCTAAGTTGTAGAAATTACCTTGAAAGGATAGGCCAACCTCACAAGATATATATGTCTAGACACGAACAGTCTGATGGAAGAGAAAATTGTCTTTTTCTCCCTTAAATTACTCCACAAAAGCAATATCCAAGAAAACAAGGAAGAAATAGGGGCACTGAATCTATGTGAATTTTTTTAGATGTCTCCTCTATTTTCAGAAAAGCTATAGGTTAAAGATGtctttaagcattttggtccttcGAATCTATGAGTTCTTTGCATATGTATAATGAGAGAACCTCTTGTGTAGGAGGCTCAACTCCAAACGTTGCTCCCATTGCCAATTGGCTGCTAGACTCCTGGCAAAACCAATATAAACATCagattatatgaggaaatttgtTTTAATATATTTACATGAACACAAGAAAAGTACAGCAAAAAACACCAATCATTGTACCGGATGATACTCGATCAAATTGTTTATAATTGTTAAGCGTATTGCTTCTAGCAACTCTGGATCTTCAATTTTGCGGCCGGTTGACCTGCACAGCCCCATTTCACGAAACTTAGCAATCCTTGATACATATAAGCAACTGCAAGAACCAAAGCTACGGCTGATGTGTGAAGAACATATCAGTAGTGATACATCAGGTTGCTGTAGAAAACAAACCTATCACAATTTGCAAACAGTAGCAGGAAAGAATCATCCACTAACACTCAGATAACTATCTCAGAAAACAAAATGACAACAGTTTATAAGAGAGCTTACATGCTAGTTATTGCAAATTTGTTGTGCTTCCCGGAAGAATCCAAGTAAACATTAGCTTTGACAACATTTAGGCCTAGATTCTTAAGGGACTTCATCTTCCCAATGGAAAAACAAACTGTCAGCTTTTAGTGaaataaacatgaagaagaacaaTGCTGCCCTTCCAATGCCTGCAATCTATTTAAGGTCAACAACATACAGTGTCAAGAAGAGTCCCGAGGCGGTCGCCAAAGGTTATCTCCACGATAGTTGCATCTGGGTCTGAGTCCTGATCTATGATAACTTTGGGAGTAGGAATTGTGTCAGTCTCATTAGAACTCCCATCCTGTAAACCCAAAAATTCTGAATGATACATAAACGATCCAAGTACTGAACAATAGTAAATTAAGATTTCTTACCTCAACAGTTGTCGGAGATGCTGCTCTTGGAACAGTTATAGCAGCATCGGAATATAATCTAGAAACCCAAGGAATAGATCAGCTCCATGCAATCATAACTTGAGAAACATGAATGAATCAATGAAATGCATCGTTCAAGTGTACAAATCTGGAACAATCTTAGCAGTAAGTGTCAAAGTTTCTCACATTTGACCGTTAGAGCCAATAGTAGGCACTTACAGATTCAACTTTTTGAAACGGAGTCCAATTCCAAAGATCATATAACTCAAAAAGGCATACAATAAACGAAACAATCAAAGAGTGAAGATCAAACATGCATCCAGAACAATAGACCTCAACGACCTGCAAAAGATGCAGTTTTGTTGAACAATGAAACCAAGAACTGCCACAGTCACCACAACATTGGCATGAATCGTTGTACAAAAACCTAACTTTCAAGCCTAAAGAATCACAGGAAGAAAGGTACTTGCTACCGAACCAATCAATTTGCAGAAACCGAGGCAGTAACCAAGGCAAAACCTGATCTTCGAGGCGATTGGAGCCACGAAAGGGGGACAGCGGAGGGAACAGCATCGAAGCCCCGGCAAGCAGTTCTCCCCTGCCCTCGCGGTGGGCCTCAGACAGAGGCTCCCGGAAGCCATGGCGACGGCCATTCCTCCTCTTTGTTCACCAAGacacaaactttgcttctctaCTCCTCTTTGTTTAGGATTCCTGTCAATGTTAGAGGGAAGCAAAGGAAGAGGAGGTAAGGGCGGTGGCTATCTCCGAAGCACCATTATCCACCCATCCAAATCTCACCCCCACCTGTCCCTGTCTACCTCTCCTCCCTAAAATCATCTCCATTTCCATTTTTCACATTAAAAAGGAAAAGGGAGAGGATGCAGAGAAGCCACCCACCACCATCTACAGATTCTTCTTCTTGTGAGTGTGGATAATGGTGAGTTGATGGTGTCACAAAGAAATAACTAAACtactacattatatatatatatatatatgattgttcgaaaaaatatatcttttttgattttttttttcagatgatatctcttttcaaaatttttaaaccatcatcttctattttaaaaatcttaaaaatatctcTCAAAAGCTGTTCATAGTGTTTTCCAATGCAAATCCAGAAAATTTATTTTGCCAATTATTTGCAATATTTTGTgaattattttttatccataaaaatactatattcttttaaaaaaatattgcataatatttttatttcaaaaacacTGTGATATCAAAAACATTGTAtagtttttaaaataaaatattatacaatattttatgaataaaaatcaactcataaaacactataaatagttagtggaaaaaatatatatttggacAAAAAAATATGATAACTTTTTAAGGGGTATTTTTAGAACATTAAAAATTGagggtgatgatttgaaaatcttGAAATAGGTATCACATAATGTTTATTTGTGTAGTTTTATTTGTTTAATCTTCTACTAAATGCTTTCAAAATATCAGAATTTACAAGGgaaataaaatcataaaagatATACATACctcttaatatttttcttaacaaAAAACATTAGACATTAAAGCATAATTAGCAACCAAGATTTTAATCTCCAATTCACTTTGCACTTCTGAAATTTCTTTCTTTagtcagaaaaaaaatatatgtatgatattGTTTAGCTTCATGGGGTGCAGTCTGTCAAAAATCATCAGGAGAAATAATTTGGAAGAAATGCTTATAGAAATCAGATCCACTTCCCAGCATTCTTCATCACTGATGGATTGCTTTGATTGTCACATGATGAAGTGGGAGAAGATAGGATTGCTGAGTCATGAATACCACATTCCAGCAAGAAGTAGGCCATGCTGATGCATAATTTAGGTAGAAGAGAAGACAACCCATTAGATTGTGAGCAAGCAGAGATATCCCTTCCACATGGAATATTATTTCTTGTTTATCTGCACTATTACACTGCCAACTCTGGCACTCCCAATACATCCAGGGAACATGGAGAACTAATTCTAGTTGGTAATAgttgatatgatcttatgcatcAAAACTTGTTTgggatcattatcatcatcatcattctcaAAATCATGTATTTCCAGACTCCTGAAATTTTCTTCTGAAATCTAATGGAAGGGAAACAAACACATCTTAGAGAAAGGAGTGACAATGAGTGTCAGCATTGCAGTTTTGACAATCATTTGTTGATGTTATttagttctttggatgagattagATTTATAGGGAGATGCATATTTCACCTGATGAGCCAAAGGATGCTTGCTCactgcaagagtaaatgaagctgATATCTCCATGTGAAGATCTATGAAGAGAAGAAGCACTATAGAAAATGTGCTCTACTCCCTTGTGTTGGTGAGAACCACTCTTTCAATATGTATATGTCATTTTCCTtccatataattatttttttcatggAAATATGCACATGTTTTAGCCTATGAATTGTGACTTGCTAAAATCTGGTTATTTAGAGCTTTTATTTAGTACTACATTTTTAAGGTTATGATCTCATTTCCTTCCTACAATGTGTGGCAAATCAAGTCTTCCAATCTTAGACTCACTTATTGTTCTAAATGATCACCTAGAAGCTATCATATGGTCCAACTTTGGTGAATTGTAAGACTAAAAATGGTcccaaatttttgataaatatgaGAGTGTTTTCATTCATCAACATCACCAAAAAGCCTCCTTAAATGCAAGTAAATTACTTCTTTGTGCTTCCCTCTTCCTTCTAATTCAATGCCATTCTAATTCAATATTTCAAGAAAAGGGTATTTTCGGAATTTAAGTATGGCAGGGCCTCTTCCCGTAGTGCCCCCCGTGGGTCTCTCTTCCAATAATGCCCCTCCGCGTTTCAGGAAACAAAAGTTCACGTGTCCTGCACGTGCTCAGCGAAGCGCAACGGCACGGTGACGGCGGAGGCGCTCTCCAGCCCCGTGCAGCTCAGCGAGCGCAGCAGCCTCCACGTCGCCCGGCCCACGTCGCCGCTCGGCCCTCGCCCAGGCTCCACCTCCGCCGCCGCGCTCTGCCGGCGCTGCCGGCTCCGGATGTCGCTCATGTCCATCGTCGCCGGCACCCGCACCGACCCGAGCACGCAGAGGTACCACCTCGGTCGCTGCTGCCTCGCCGCCGGCGGGGGGACCATCCCGTGGCAGTCCGACACGCTCCTCAGCCTCCGGTACTCGGCCTTCACACGGCCGCCCCAGAACCTGCGGCGCCGGCGGGAGCACTCGGAAGCGGCGTAGGTCTCCTGCCAACAAAGGTCGCCAAGGTTTTCAGCTCGTTTGGGGGGAGGAGCGCCGAAAGGGAGGATCTTTCCGCCGAGGAAGACGTCCGCGGCGGCGCACATGGCTGGAGGTGAGGGGAAGGAGAAGAACTCGAAGTGGTCGGCGTCGGGCTCGGCGGCTGAATCTGGGCCGTCGGATTTGGAGGAGACGGCCATGCGGGGAGTAACGGGGGGATCTTGACCGTCGGATTCGTGGGTAAATGGTGAAGGTGGTCAGCAGCGTTCTCGTGATGGAAGGCGACGGGGGTGGTGGTTTTATATACACACGCAGTGAAGGTGTACACTTGTTTGACTTTGACTTCATGTCGGGTTCGAGTCAGGCGAAGACTTCCCCAAATCGACTCGAGTTGGGTTCGAGCCAAATTGCCCGATCTGCAGCCCAAGTGTATCTCTGTCTCTCCTCAATCGATCTATGTAGGTACTGCCAAAACAGTGGAACCAAGTCCTTGTCACATGATGCCTATCCCTCTCCTCTTTTCTCCTACTCCCTTCTTTATGCTTGGCTGGGCATCATAGTCGGGTTCTGGAAGACAACCAAGTCCACGACTGCTGCATTGCCCATCAATTCATGCCCTCTTCTCACTCTTCCATCGGGACACTCCACTAGCAatcagtagagagagagagagagagagagtctaggAATTGGTTGTGGACCGTAGCTTGGAGAGCCAGCCACCGCTGTCGTCTTCTATCCTCACTTCTTTCTCCGGGAATGTTTTGCCGTGACTAGTGTTGAGCAAGCACACTTGGCATTGCCGAGTCTCGTGCAAGCAGCAGAGGATGGGGGTAGACAACCGCTTGGTAGCCATTCATTTTTGGGCTTCTTCCTTCATGGCTGTCAGCATTCAGAAAGCTGAGTTCTTTCAGCTCATTAGCTTCGACACTCAGCATGGTCAAGATGGAATTGTTCTGTTCAAGATGAACTTTGAGGGGGAGGAGGAACAGAGTCGATTGTTGAACAGGCCATGTATGTGCAGCAAAGGAAAGCAAGCAGGTGCGTGCCATTGACATCATGGAGTTGCAGGTTGATGGAATGATTGGTCTTGCCATGTACCTCGGAGAATGTATGATGGTCATCATGGAACATCATgaggacacacacacacacacacacacacaactcttTGGCTTGGCAGAGGCGAGTGCGTCTCAAGCCTCCTGCAATTTCAAACTCTGAATCATTCTCCCG
The DNA window shown above is from Musa acuminata AAA Group cultivar baxijiao chromosome BXJ2-4, Cavendish_Baxijiao_AAA, whole genome shotgun sequence and carries:
- the LOC103980717 gene encoding ACT domain-containing protein DS12, chloroplastic, producing the protein MAVAMASGSLCLRPTARAGENCLPGLRCCSLRCPPFVAPIASKIRLYSDAAITVPRAASPTTVEDGSSNETDTIPTPKVIIDQDSDPDATIVEITFGDRLGTLLDTMKSLKNLGLNVVKANVYLDSSGKHNKFAITSMSTGRKIEDPELLEAIRLTIINNLIEYHPESSSQLAMGATFGVEPPTQEVDVDIATHIEVYDDGPDRSLLIVETADYPGLLVDLVKIITDINITVQSGEFDTEGLLAKAKFHVSYRDKPIIKPLQQVLSNSLRYFLRRPTTEEASF
- the LOC135609322 gene encoding uncharacterized protein LOC135609322, coding for MAVSSKSDGPDSAAEPDADHFEFFSFPSPPAMCAAADVFLGGKILPFGAPPPKRAENLGDLCWQETYAASECSRRRRRFWGGRVKAEYRRLRSVSDCHGMVPPPAARQQRPRWYLCVLGSVRVPATMDMSDIRSRQRRQSAAAEVEPGRGPSGDVGRATWRLLRSLSCTGLESASAVTVPLRFAEHVQDT